The Amaranthus tricolor cultivar Red isolate AtriRed21 chromosome 6, ASM2621246v1, whole genome shotgun sequence genome has a segment encoding these proteins:
- the LOC130815075 gene encoding RNA polymerase II C-terminal domain phosphatase-like 2, with translation MSKLGSSKLAVFNGETCLGELESIPIAKESKLQFPNNEIRIHHISQSNERCHPLSLLHTISPFSLLCKLEPSDQQQPQPNLLNLHASCFYELKTAVVLLNNEEIHLVAMPSKQKKFPCFWVYAVPVGLYVSCLGMLNLRCLSIVFDLDETLIVANTMKSFEDRIDALKGWISREIDPVRVSGMNSELKRYVDDRALLKQYAENDCVVDGGKVFKAQFEEVTPLSDNYGTVVRPVVRLPDKNLVLTRINPENRDTSVLVRLRPAWDELRSYLTAKGRKRFEVFVCTMAERDYALEMWRLLDPEANLINSKQLLNRVVCVKSGSRKSLLHVFQDGICHPNMAMVIDDRLKVWEDKDQPRVHVVPAFTPYYAPQAETANAVAVLCVARNVACNVRGGFFKEFDENLLRKIFELSYEDEMSNLPSPPDVSNYLISEDSGFAPNGSASVPITEVISGADVDQKLSQLDEKLAMDSDTSSTTNIPDLRSETPQQSIPSVQGVNPLRMTIPSQKGLLGVPARRDVRNPSGDPPILTLPAQTSERSWSVEDANKGLLNSRGFVSAQEPDKSKADKQRSYSNSLGHSMTPSILSAQQHSRARVDEASPGQEIPKQNLTASGTSGVAEISNSQNPAPSISKEAHVDALKVNTIPSGLSISVLQEIGRRCCSKVEFKPILSTSKDLQFSVEVLFTGEKIGVGMGKTRKDAQQQAAESALHFLAEKYLATCSGLIDRDDKLPVQNENGFVWDDINLQSDELSSDEKLHRENVFEATELGPQSNFPMIINQLAPKLGNSPRLQHSLSGKQSKEEPVRASQSSSSARQHRNGHPIL, from the exons ATGAGCAAATTAGGGTCTTCCAAATTGGCGGTTTTTAATGGTGAAACATGTTTAGGAGAATTGGAATCCATACCCATTGCAAAAGAATCTAAACTTCAATTCCCTAATAATGAAATTCGAATTCATCATATTTCTCAATCTAATGAACGTTGTCATcctctctctcttcttcatACTATCTCTCCTTTCTCTCTTTTATGTAAACTTGAGCCTTCGGATCAGCAACAACCACAACCTAATCTCCTTAACCTCCATGCATCTTGTTTCTATGAGCTTAAAACTGCTGTTGTTTTGCTTAACAATGAGGAGATTCATCTTGTTGCTATGCCCAGTAAGCAAAAAAAGTTTCCTTGTTTCTGGGTTTATGCTGTTCCTGTTGGACTTTATGTTTCTTGTTTAGGGATGTTGAATTTGCGTTGTTTGTCAATTGTTTTCGATCTTGATGAAACCCTTATTGTTGCTAATACTATGAAGTCCTTTGAGGATCGGATTGATGCCCTTAAGGGTTGGATTTCAAGGGAGATTGATCCTGTTAGGGTTTCGGGAATGAATTCAGAGTTGAAGAGGTATGTTGATGATAGGGCGTTGCTGAAGCAGTATGCTGAAAATGATTGTGTTGTGGATGGTGGGAAGGTGTTCAAGGCTCAATTTGAGGAGGTTACTCCATTGTCTGATAATTATGGAACTGTTGTTCGCCCTGTTGTTCGCCTGCCGGATAAGAATCTTGTGCTGACTCGAATTAATCCTGAG AACCGTGATACTAGCGTTCTTGTGAGGTTACGACCTGCTTGGGATGAGTTGAGAAGTTACTTGACTGCAAAGGGACGCAAAAGATTTGAAGTATTTGTCTGTACCATGGCTGAGAGAGACTATGCTTTGGAGATGTGGAGGCTTCTTGACCCAGAGGCAAACCTAATAAATTCAAAGCAACTCCTGAACCGTGTTGTCTGTGTGAAATCAG GATCAAGAAAATCTCTGCTGCATGTATTTCAAGATGGCATTTGTCATCCTAATATGGCAATGGTGATTGATGACCGGTTGAAGGTGTGGGAGGACAAGGATCAACCACGTGTGCATGTGGTTCCTGCATTCACCCCATATTATGCTCCCCAAGCTGAG ACAGCAAATGCTGTTGCCGTCTTATGTGTAGCCAGAAATGTTGCTTGCAATGTCAGAGGTGGCTTTTTCAA AGAATTTGATGAGAACTTACTGAGGAAAATCTTTGAACTATCTTATGAAGATGAGATGTCAAATTTACCTTCTCCACCAGATGTgagcaattatttaatttcaGAG GACTCGGGATTTGCACCAAATGGAAGCGCAAGTGTACCTATTACTGAAGTCATATCTGGTGCAGACGTTGACCAAAAACTATCGCAGTTG GATGAGAAATTGGCCATGGATTCAGACACTAGTTCAACAACGAATATTCCAGACTTGAGATCGGAAACACCTCAGCAATCAATCCCATCTGTTCAGGGTGTAAATCCTTTAAGGATGACTATTCCATCACAGA AGGGTTTGCTTGGTGTACCGGCTAGAAGAGATGTAAGAAATCCATCAGGTGATCCGCCTATTCTCACGTTACCTGCTCAAACATCAGAACGTAGCTGGTCAGTGGAAGATGCAAACAAGGGACTTTTGAATAGTCGTGGATTTGTGTCTGCACAAGAGCCTGATAAGTCAAAAGCTGATAAACAACGATCTTATTCAAATTCGCTTGGTCATAGCATGACACCGTCTATTTTATCAGCTCAGCAACATTCCAGGGCAAGGGTTGATGAG GCAAGTCCTGGACAGGAAATTCCTAAACAAAATCTTACAGCCAGTGGGACGTCAG GCGTTGCTGAAATTTCTAATTCTCAGAATCCGGCTCCTAGCATTAGCAAAGAAGCACATGTCGATGCTCTAAAAGTAAATACAATTCCCTCCGGCTTATCTATCAGCGTGCTGCAAGAAATTGGTCGAAGATGTTGCTCTAAG GTTGAGTTCAAGCCAATTCTAAGCACAAGTAAAGATTTGCAGTTCTCTGTTGAG GTATTGTTCACCGGTGAGAAGATAGGTGTTGGAATGGGCAAGACTAGAAAGGATGCTCAACAGCAAGCTGCTGAAAGTGCTCTTCATTTCTTGGCTG AGAAGTATTTGGCTACGTGTTCTGGTTTGATTGACCGGGATGATAAGCTTCCAGTGCAGAATGAAAATGGATTTGTATGGGATGACATTAACCTTCAATCTGATGAACTGTCATCAGATGAGAAGCTACATAGAGAGAATGTTTTTGAG